In the genome of Corallococcus soli, the window TCTGGGTTTTCCCGCTGGTGGGGTGGATCTGGTACAGCCTGCCGCTGCTGCTGCTGGGCACGCTCATCGCCGTCTGGCCGCAGCGCAAGGCGGCGGTGGTGCGCGCGGAGGCCCCGTCGGCGGGCGCCTCCCCTCCCCTGGGCGGTGACGCCGAACGGGGTGCGGCATGAAGCGCTGGCGGTTCCCGGCGGCCTTCGCGGTGGTGGCGGCGGCGCTGCTGTTCGTCCTCTTCAAGGGGTTCGGACGCAACCCGCATGAGGTGCCCTTCATGCTCAAGGGGGCGCCCGCGCCGGCCTTCGTGCTCAAGCCCATTGGCGGCGGCGAGGACGTGAAGCTCGCGGACCTCCAGGGCCGCCCGGTGGTGCTCAACTTCTGGGCGTCGTGGTGCGGGCCCTGCAAGTACGAGCACCCCGTGCTGGAGTGGGGCGCGCGGGAGATGGGCTCGCAGGCCGTGTTCATGGGCGTCGTCTTCGAGGACACCGAAGAGAACGCGCGCGACTTCCTGCGCCGCATGGGCGCCAGCTTCCCGCAGCTCATGGACGAGCGCTCCCGCATGGCGGTGGACTACGGCGTCGCGGGCGTGCCGGAGACGTACTTCATCGACGCGCAGGGCATCATCCGCGGCAAGCACGTGGGTCCCATCGATCCGCAGACGCTGGCGACGCGCGTGCGGGAGCTGTCACAGCCCGCCGCGCCCACCACCGCCGAAGCCGCGCGCCAGCACTGACCCACGCCGCCCCGCTGGAAGGGCAGGCACCCTCGGGCGTTTCAGCGGCCCCGGGGGCCCGCCTCGCGGGGGGCCTGGAATCCGTAGTAGATCCTCAATCCGTCGGCGTCGTTTCAGGGGCTCCCCCGGCCCCTGTCCAGCGAGGTGGGCCCATGCAGTGCCCCGAGTGCGGTGAGAGCGCGGCGGATGTCCGGCTGATGTACTGCGAGCAGTGTGGCGCGAAGATGCCGGCACGTCCCGCGGATGCGCCGCGCCCCAGCGCCCGGAACTCGCGCCCCAGCCGCCCCGCCTCGGAGCCCGCGTACGCGTCGGAGCTGATGGAAGAGGAGGAGGAGGACCGCCGGGAGCGCACGGGGACGCGGCGTCCGGTGGCGCCGGCCGCCGCCGCCGAGGTCGCGGACGAGGACCCCTACACGGGGCCGCGCTGGCTCAAGGACGTGCCGGGCCACTCGCAGAGCGTGCTGGGCGTGGGGCTGGTGGCGTTCTCGCTGGTGCTGTCCATCCTCCCCTTCTTCCCCAACGTGGGCGTGCTGGGCTCCACGCTGACGCTCGTGGGCGGGGTGGCGCTGGTCGCGCGCGAGCTGCGCCGCAGTGGAGAGGCGCCGGGCTGGGTGGACCACGTGCCGCTGGTGCTGATGCGGCCGGAGGTGCCCGCCGCGTACACGCTGCTGCTGGCGGCGCTCACGCTGAAGCTCGCGGGCCCCAACCTGCTGCTGCCCCTGTGGTTGGCGGGCACGCTGCTGGTGGGCGTGGAGCAGTACAAGCAGGTCATCGCGGGCCCGGATGGCGTGAGCCGCCAGTTCGACGTCCGGTCGCTGCTCCGGTTTCCCCGGGTGGTGGCGCTGGCGGGCGTCGCGGTGTGCCTCGTCGCCCTCTACCTGCCCTGGGGCAGGACGCTGGCGGACGGCTCCCCCGTGCCGGACAACGCGCCGGTGCCGGGGAGCGTGCAGGCTGGCCCCCCCGAGCTGCGGGTGATTCCCAGCAACCGGCCCGCGGACGACTCGCTCTACAGCGCGGGCGGCGGGAGCGTGACGCGCTCCGGGTGGGACGTGCCCATGTCGGAGCTGCCGCTGCTCGCGCTCCTGGCGCTGCTCGTCATCGCCGCGCTGCACCCGGAGGTGGAGCCTCCGGCCTTCCTGCGCTGGGTGCCGCTGGGCGCCGTCAGCGTGAGCCTCCTCTGGGCGCTCGCCAGCGTGCGGCTGGCCGTGGGGCCCTTCGCCTTCCTCTTCGGCCTGGGCGCGGCGGGCTTCCTGGCGGTGCGCCAGGCCCTGGGCCGCGACGGGCCGGACGCCCGGCTCCCCCCGGAGGACGACGCGTACGATGACGCCTATGACCCCGCCCAGGATGGGGAGACCGAGCGCGACACCGGCTGAGCGTCCCCCCGCGTCCCGCCCCGGGCGCGCCACCTCCTGGAGGGCGGCCGGGGTGGCGGGCGTGCGTCCCAGGTTTCGCTGTGCAATACCGCTCCAGGGGCTGTAGTTAGGCACGGCCCCCGCTGGAGCCCTTGATGAATGCCGTCCTCGTCTCGTTGACCCTCGCCCTGGGCCTTGCCACGGGGCAGTTCGCGCCGCAGCAGGCCGCGAGTGATCCGCTCGCGCCGGCCCGCGAGGCGCGCGTGCAGGTGTTGGCGAAGCAGCTGCGCTGCGCGGTGTGCCAGGGCCTGTCCGTGGCGGACAGCCCGTCGTCGATGGCGCGCGCGCAGCTGGACAAGGTGCGCGAGCTGGTCTCCGAGGGCAAGACGGACGAGGAGATCGTCGACTACTTCGTGGCGCGCTACGGCGAGTGGGTGCTGCTGGAGCCGCGCGCGGAGGGCTTCAACTGGTTCGTGTGGTTGGGGCCGGTGGCGCTCGTACTGGGCGGCCTCTTCGTCATCCTCCGGCAGCGGCAGCCATTGCCCGAGAGCGCCGCCCCCGCCGAAGCGGCGACGGCCTCCTCTCCTTCTTCCCCCCCGGCGCCGTCGACGGACGACGCCGACCCCTACCTCCAGGCCGTGCGCCGGGAGCTGGAGCGCTAAGCCATGCAGCCCGAGCCCACCAACTGGTTGCCCGGAATCATCGTCCTCGCGGTCGCCTTCGTACTGGCCGCCGCGTGGCTCCTCTTCCAGCGTCGCAGGACGGGCGCGGCGCCCGACGCGGCGGCGGCCGCGGTGAAGGCGGACGGGACGACGGAGGACCTGTCGCAGCGGGCGCAGTCGCTCATCGAGCAGCTGCGCACGCTGGAGGCGGAGAAGCACCACTTCACCGCGGAGCACTACACGGCGGAGAAGTCGCGCCTGGAGCACGAGGCGGCGGCCGCGCTGCGCGCCCGGGACGAGCACCAGAAGCGGCAGGCGGCCGGGGTGACGGCGCCCGCGCGCAACGTGCCGGCGCCCACGGGCTGGGCCGCGCGCAACCCGCAGATGGTGGGAGCGCTGTGGGGCGCGGGCGTGGTGGTCTTCTTCGGAGGGCTGGGCTACCTGCTGGTCGCCGAGCAGAAGCCGCGCGAAGACGGGCAGATGACGGGGGCGACGCCGCCGGGCATGGGCGCCCAGCAGCAGGAAGCCGCGGGCATGGCCCAGCAGCAGGACGACGAGCTGCAGCAGGCCCGTGAGCGGCTCGCGTCGAACCCGGGGGACGTGGAGGCCGCGGCAATATTGAGCCACGAGCTCATCCGCCAGCAGCAGTTCCCGGAGGCGATGAAGGTGACGCACAAGGGGCTGTCGGTGGATCCCTTCAACGTGGAGCTGCGGGTGCACCGGGGCGTGCTGCGCGCGGCGGCGTCCGGAGACCTGGAGGGCGCGGAGCAGGAGCTCGTCGAACTGGTGAACTCGTGGCCGGACGCGCAGGAGGCGCTCATCTTCCTGGGCAGCCTGTCGCTGCGCCGGGGCGACAAGGCCGGAGCGCTGGAGTACTTCGAGCGCTTCACCGTGGAGGTGCCGAAGAACATGCAGCCGCCGCAGCTCGCCCCCGCCATCGCGCAGCTCCGGGCGGAAGTGGCGCGGCAGTAGTCAGCGGCGAGGGGGCCGGTGCTTCCGGCCCCCCAAGCTGTGTCACACCCCTGGGAGTCAGGCGGAGCCCCCGGGTGCGGCGCCAGGCACAAGACCCCGCCGCCCTCGCATCCAGGGCCGACGGGGTCTTCACGTCAGGCTACGACCAGACGCTCCGCTAATGCACCGCCGCCTTGCGGCGACGCAGCCGGCGCACCTTCTCCACCAGTTCGTCCGACAGCACGCTCTTCACCGCGTTGCGAGCCTTCCGGGCCAGCTCCTCGGACTGGGTGAACCACGTGCCGCCCATCCCGGCGCCGTGCACGCGCAGCGACACCGTCTGGCGTTGCTTCGTCACCCAATCCGCTTTGTACGACTCCGTGCCTCGCAGGAAGTCGTACTCCGTCAGCCCCATGTCGATGGCGTCCTTGAACGTCTCGCCCACCAACACCAGGCCGACGCTGCGGTTGCGCCACGCGGGGTCATACCCGGACTGGAAGTACACGAATGACTGTCCATGCAGGATGCCATACACCGACGCGACGGCCTGGCCTCCCACCTTCATCGTGTACATCCGCAGCCGGCCCCGCTCCGCCAGCAATTGCGTCGCGTCCCGGTGGAACGCCTCCACCCCGGCGCCCTTGATGCCCTGCGAGCCGCCGTCCGAGGACCAGCGCAGCGCATGCAGCCGGAAGAAGTCCGTCATCGGCCCGGCCAGCTCGCCCGGCGCGTCCGTGCGCTCGATGCGGTAGCAGTCCTGCTTCTCCAACCACTTGCGCCGGCGCAGGTAGTTGTCCCGGCGGCCCGTGCGCTTGAGGAACGCGTCGAACGGCTCGCCCGGCACCAGCGTCTCATACGGACAGACGTAGCGCTCCGACAGCCGCACGTTCGCGTCGCCAAACACC includes:
- a CDS encoding zinc ribbon domain-containing protein; this encodes MQCPECGESAADVRLMYCEQCGAKMPARPADAPRPSARNSRPSRPASEPAYASELMEEEEEDRRERTGTRRPVAPAAAAEVADEDPYTGPRWLKDVPGHSQSVLGVGLVAFSLVLSILPFFPNVGVLGSTLTLVGGVALVARELRRSGEAPGWVDHVPLVLMRPEVPAAYTLLLAALTLKLAGPNLLLPLWLAGTLLVGVEQYKQVIAGPDGVSRQFDVRSLLRFPRVVALAGVAVCLVALYLPWGRTLADGSPVPDNAPVPGSVQAGPPELRVIPSNRPADDSLYSAGGGSVTRSGWDVPMSELPLLALLALLVIAALHPEVEPPAFLRWVPLGAVSVSLLWALASVRLAVGPFAFLFGLGAAGFLAVRQALGRDGPDARLPPEDDAYDDAYDPAQDGETERDTG
- a CDS encoding cytochrome c-type biogenesis protein, with the protein product MNAVLVSLTLALGLATGQFAPQQAASDPLAPAREARVQVLAKQLRCAVCQGLSVADSPSSMARAQLDKVRELVSEGKTDEEIVDYFVARYGEWVLLEPRAEGFNWFVWLGPVALVLGGLFVILRQRQPLPESAAPAEAATASSPSSPPAPSTDDADPYLQAVRRELER
- a CDS encoding GNAT family N-acetyltransferase, yielding MIREDELRSGPLATPRLDVAAVGSASELAGMRAEWNALLDASTAGPFNAWEWLYPWCRRISPDIRPLVLTARDRLGTLVGLLPLGLEHRWVNGMRVRRLGFLGETHVGSDYLDVVARKGREAEVGRAFFQVLQGLRDEWDVLDLTDLREGSVTLGVAREVFGDANVRLSERYVCPYETLVPGEPFDAFLKRTGRRDNYLRRRKWLEKQDCYRIERTDAPGELAGPMTDFFRLHALRWSSDGGSQGIKGAGVEAFHRDATQLLAERGRLRMYTMKVGGQAVASVYGILHGQSFVYFQSGYDPAWRNRSVGLVLVGETFKDAIDMGLTEYDFLRGTESYKADWVTKQRQTVSLRVHGAGMGGTWFTQSEELARKARNAVKSVLSDELVEKVRRLRRRKAAVH
- a CDS encoding TlpA family protein disulfide reductase — encoded protein: MKRWRFPAAFAVVAAALLFVLFKGFGRNPHEVPFMLKGAPAPAFVLKPIGGGEDVKLADLQGRPVVLNFWASWCGPCKYEHPVLEWGAREMGSQAVFMGVVFEDTEENARDFLRRMGASFPQLMDERSRMAVDYGVAGVPETYFIDAQGIIRGKHVGPIDPQTLATRVRELSQPAAPTTAEAARQH
- a CDS encoding tetratricopeptide repeat protein, which gives rise to MQPEPTNWLPGIIVLAVAFVLAAAWLLFQRRRTGAAPDAAAAAVKADGTTEDLSQRAQSLIEQLRTLEAEKHHFTAEHYTAEKSRLEHEAAAALRARDEHQKRQAAGVTAPARNVPAPTGWAARNPQMVGALWGAGVVVFFGGLGYLLVAEQKPREDGQMTGATPPGMGAQQQEAAGMAQQQDDELQQARERLASNPGDVEAAAILSHELIRQQQFPEAMKVTHKGLSVDPFNVELRVHRGVLRAAASGDLEGAEQELVELVNSWPDAQEALIFLGSLSLRRGDKAGALEYFERFTVEVPKNMQPPQLAPAIAQLRAEVARQ